One part of the bacterium genome encodes these proteins:
- a CDS encoding histidinol-phosphatase HisJ family protein, with product MSTDYHMHLERGPWTLEWLERFVTIAQERGLREIGFSEHPHRFRECRAIYPASLSWVDERNTESLDTYLRLIEQARGAGLPVRVALEWDYIPGFEAALERAIRAYPWDYTIGSVHWLPPQDRGGEWWGFDNPDLVGEWERRDVHDAYRQYFRIIARAAETGCFDVIGHADVIKVFGYRPKVDISELYEAAALAFARAGVCAEINTAGWRKPVGEIYPAPAFLRACRRAGVPTLINSDAHLPEDVGRDFDRAAAAAREAGYTEVATFAGRVRTMVPL from the coding sequence ATGAGCACCGATTACCACATGCACCTGGAGCGGGGGCCGTGGACCCTGGAGTGGCTGGAGCGGTTCGTAACGATCGCACAGGAGCGGGGGCTCCGCGAGATCGGCTTCAGCGAGCACCCGCACCGGTTCCGCGAGTGCCGCGCCATTTACCCCGCCTCCCTTTCCTGGGTGGACGAGCGCAACACCGAGTCCCTGGACACGTACCTCCGGCTGATCGAGCAGGCGCGCGGCGCCGGGCTGCCGGTCCGGGTGGCGCTGGAGTGGGACTACATTCCGGGGTTCGAGGCCGCGCTCGAGCGCGCGATCCGCGCCTACCCGTGGGATTACACGATCGGCTCCGTGCACTGGCTGCCCCCGCAGGATCGGGGCGGCGAGTGGTGGGGGTTCGACAATCCGGACCTGGTCGGCGAGTGGGAGCGCCGGGACGTCCACGACGCCTATCGGCAGTACTTTCGCATCATCGCGCGGGCGGCCGAGACCGGTTGCTTCGACGTCATTGGGCACGCGGACGTGATCAAGGTGTTCGGCTACCGGCCGAAGGTGGACATCTCGGAACTCTATGAGGCCGCCGCGCTGGCGTTTGCCCGCGCCGGGGTCTGTGCCGAGATCAACACCGCGGGGTGGCGCAAACCGGTGGGGGAGATCTACCCGGCGCCGGCGTTCCTGCGCGCCTGCCGTCGGGCGGGGGTCCCCACGCTGATCAACTCAGATGCCCACCTGCCCGAGGACGTGGGCAGGGATTTCGACCGGGCCGCGGCCGCGGCGAGGGAGGCCGGGTACACGGAGGTGGCCACTTTCGCCGGCCGTGTCAGGACGATGGTGCCGCTGTGA
- a CDS encoding MerR family transcriptional regulator: protein MQDLTFPFLSPQIVAGLTGLTPRTLRRLRTHGIPPATRSRRARAPRAGPLYSWQDVEHLQRATYLLKAKRLPLPEVKQFLEQSAAASIDRDWVIARPKPHSRRRPLGGAADARSSPARRMR, encoded by the coding sequence ATGCAGGATCTTACGTTTCCGTTTCTCTCCCCTCAAATCGTCGCGGGGTTAACCGGGTTGACCCCGAGGACGCTTCGGCGCCTCCGGACGCACGGCATCCCGCCCGCAACCCGGTCGCGGCGCGCGCGCGCGCCCCGCGCGGGCCCGCTGTATTCCTGGCAGGATGTCGAGCACCTCCAGCGGGCGACGTACTTGCTCAAAGCCAAGCGTCTGCCGCTCCCCGAGGTTAAGCAGTTCCTCGAACAGAGCGCTGCCGCTTCGATCGACCGCGACTGGGTGATCGCCCGGCCGAAGCCCCACTCCCGGCGCCGGCCGCTGGGCGGCGCCGCCGACGCCCGAAGTTCGCCCGCTCGACGGATGCGGTGA
- a CDS encoding cysteine desulfurase family protein, which translates to MKVYLDHAATTPVDPRVLQAMLPFFVERAGNASSMHAFGQEARGAVDHARAQVAETIGGRASEIVLTSGATESDNLAVLGVALATEGRGRHIVTTAIEHHAVLEACRFLEHRGYAITYVPVDGRGIVDPEEVRRSLRPDTVLVSVMAANNEIGTFQPVAEIGAICRDRGIPYHSDATQLVGAAPIDVGALHVDLLSMSAHKRYGPKGVGGLYVRGGTPLLPTQHGGSHERGRRGGTENVPGIVGFGTALRVAAQEMDSERARLTALRDRFIGEAMALPGAHLNGDPVRRLPNNINLSFDGADSQSLVMGLDLQGVAVSSGSACTSGSIEPSHVIQALGLPPRLVAGAVRITLGRGTTDADVTYALDVLGKVVTRLRQAA; encoded by the coding sequence GTGAAGGTCTACCTGGACCACGCGGCGACCACTCCGGTCGACCCGCGCGTCCTCCAGGCGATGCTGCCGTTCTTCGTCGAACGGGCGGGCAACGCCAGCAGCATGCACGCGTTCGGGCAAGAGGCGAGGGGCGCGGTGGATCACGCGCGGGCGCAGGTGGCGGAGACCATCGGCGGGCGCGCGAGCGAGATCGTCCTGACGAGCGGCGCCACCGAGTCCGACAACCTGGCCGTCCTCGGCGTGGCGCTCGCCACGGAGGGCCGCGGCCGGCACATTGTGACGACCGCGATCGAGCACCACGCGGTCCTGGAGGCCTGCCGCTTTCTCGAGCACCGGGGGTATGCGATCACCTATGTCCCCGTGGACGGGCGGGGCATTGTCGATCCCGAAGAGGTGCGCCGGAGTCTCCGCCCGGACACCGTGCTCGTCTCGGTGATGGCGGCCAACAACGAGATCGGGACCTTCCAGCCGGTGGCGGAGATCGGCGCGATCTGCCGCGACCGGGGCATCCCGTATCACTCGGACGCGACCCAGTTGGTGGGCGCCGCCCCGATCGATGTCGGCGCCCTTCACGTCGATCTCCTCTCGATGTCCGCCCACAAGCGGTACGGGCCGAAGGGAGTAGGGGGGCTCTACGTCCGCGGCGGCACTCCGCTCCTCCCCACGCAGCACGGGGGAAGCCATGAGCGCGGGCGGCGGGGCGGGACCGAAAACGTCCCCGGGATCGTCGGGTTTGGGACGGCTCTTCGGGTCGCCGCGCAGGAAATGGACTCGGAGCGTGCGCGCCTCACCGCCCTCCGCGATCGGTTCATTGGCGAAGCGATGGCACTACCCGGGGCGCATCTGAACGGTGATCCGGTCCGGCGCCTCCCCAACAACATCAACCTATCGTTCGATGGCGCCGACAGCCAGTCGCTGGTGATGGGGCTCGATCTGCAAGGAGTGGCGGTCAGTTCGGGCTCGGCCTGCACGTCCGGCAGCATCGAGCCGTCCCACGTGATTCAGGCGCTCGGCCTGCCCCCGCGCCTGGTCGCCGGGGCCGTCCGGATCACCCTGGGCCGCGGGACGACCGACGCGGACGTGACCTACGCGCTCGATGTCCTGGGCAAAGTGGTGACCCGGCTCCGGCAGGCGGCGTAG
- a CDS encoding NADH-quinone oxidoreductase subunit A, with translation MMSAYVPVLVHLILATLLAVTLLGLHRLAGGRFPSLEKSLPYESGVWPIGSAQGRVPIRYYLIAMLFILFDVEIVFVYPWAVLVRALGRSGLLEMFTFLAILGCGYVYLLKRKALEWE, from the coding sequence ATGATGTCCGCGTATGTCCCTGTACTCGTCCATCTCATCCTCGCGACGCTGCTGGCGGTGACGCTGCTTGGACTGCACCGGTTGGCGGGCGGCCGGTTCCCCTCGCTGGAGAAGTCGCTCCCCTACGAATCCGGGGTCTGGCCGATCGGCAGCGCGCAGGGGCGGGTGCCGATCCGCTACTACCTCATCGCGATGCTGTTCATCCTCTTCGATGTCGAGATCGTGTTCGTGTACCCGTGGGCGGTGCTCGTGCGTGCCCTGGGGAGGTCGGGGCTCCTCGAGATGTTCACCTTCCTCGCCATCTTGGGATGCGGGTACGTCTATCTCTTGAAGCGGAAGGCGCTGGAATGGGAGTGA
- a CDS encoding glucose 1-dehydrogenase, protein MRRFTGKVALVTGAGRGLGRAIAKALAQEGAALALHYHESAEGAAAAAEDATRLGARTLRVRADVSDAAEVRRMIGEVHGAFGRVDILVNNAGVFSRAPLLEVTEADWDRVVGVNLKGTFLCTQAAARIMQAQQSGVIVNLASGGGLSPRPGYETSAPYAASKAGVIMLTRRLALELAPHIRVNAVAPGIVESRPGWNADVRVRLGAVSLLKRVGAPEAIANAVVFLVSDDAASITGHTLVVDGGTVLR, encoded by the coding sequence GTGCGCCGTTTCACCGGGAAGGTTGCCCTCGTCACCGGCGCCGGCCGGGGGCTCGGCCGGGCGATCGCGAAGGCGCTGGCCCAAGAGGGCGCCGCGCTCGCGCTGCACTACCACGAGAGTGCCGAGGGGGCGGCCGCGGCGGCGGAAGACGCCACGCGGCTCGGCGCACGCACCCTGCGGGTTCGGGCCGATGTCTCCGACGCCGCGGAGGTGCGCCGCATGATCGGCGAGGTCCACGGGGCGTTCGGCCGGGTGGACATTCTCGTGAACAACGCCGGGGTGTTTAGCCGCGCCCCCCTGCTCGAGGTGACCGAGGCGGACTGGGACCGGGTGGTCGGCGTCAACCTCAAAGGGACGTTTCTCTGCACCCAAGCGGCGGCGCGGATCATGCAGGCCCAGCAGTCCGGCGTCATCGTCAACCTGGCCAGCGGCGGCGGGCTCTCGCCGCGACCGGGCTACGAGACCTCCGCGCCCTACGCGGCGAGCAAGGCGGGAGTGATCATGCTCACTCGGCGCCTGGCCCTGGAGCTCGCGCCCCACATCCGGGTGAACGCCGTCGCCCCGGGGATCGTCGAATCCCGGCCGGGGTGGAACGCCGACGTCCGCGTACGGCTGGGCGCGGTGTCGTTGCTCAAGCGCGTCGGGGCGCCCGAGGCGATCGCCAACGCCGTGGTGTTTCTCGTCTCGGACGACGCCGCGTCGATCACCGGGCATACGCTCGTCGTCGACGGCGGGACGGTGCTGCGATAG
- the nuoE gene encoding NADH-quinone oxidoreductase subunit NuoE yields the protein MARALSQAALEEIARLTRLYPQTRSAVMPALYAAQEEIGYLTEGAMADVGEALGLPLTEVMSVATFYEMFHLEPPGRYHIRICTNLSCYLNGCEGVVSHLCARLGIRPGQTTADGRVTLEAVQCLAACEEAPVLLVNAERHARVTVGTIDDLLAGLK from the coding sequence ATGGCTCGGGCGCTTTCTCAGGCCGCCCTCGAGGAGATCGCCCGCCTCACCCGGCTCTACCCACAGACGCGGTCGGCGGTGATGCCGGCGCTGTACGCCGCGCAGGAGGAGATCGGCTACCTCACCGAGGGGGCGATGGCCGACGTCGGGGAGGCGCTCGGCCTTCCGCTGACCGAGGTGATGTCGGTCGCCACCTTCTACGAGATGTTTCATCTCGAGCCTCCCGGACGGTACCACATCCGCATCTGCACGAACCTGTCCTGCTACCTGAACGGCTGCGAGGGGGTCGTGAGCCACCTGTGCGCCCGCCTGGGGATTCGCCCCGGCCAGACCACGGCGGACGGCCGGGTGACGCTGGAAGCGGTGCAGTGCCTGGCGGCGTGCGAAGAGGCGCCCGTGCTCCTGGTGAACGCGGAGCGGCACGCGCGGGTCACCGTCGGGACGATCGACGATCTCCTCGCCGGGCTGAAGTAG
- a CDS encoding NADH-quinone oxidoreductase subunit B family protein produces the protein MGVITTEHDVERNVLTTTVDRMVAWARKSSMWPVQFGLACCAIEMMCTAASRFDIARFGSELFRASPRQSDLMIVAGRVSQKMAPVVRHIYDQMLEPKWVIAMGDCASTGGLYNNYAVVQGVDKIIPVDVYVAGCPPRPEALIHGFQLLQEKVAHGSSVRRAP, from the coding sequence ATGGGAGTGATCACCACCGAGCACGATGTCGAGCGGAACGTGCTCACGACGACCGTGGATCGGATGGTGGCCTGGGCGCGCAAGAGCTCAATGTGGCCCGTGCAGTTCGGGCTGGCCTGCTGCGCGATCGAGATGATGTGCACCGCCGCATCGCGGTTCGACATTGCCCGGTTCGGGTCCGAGCTGTTCCGGGCTTCCCCGCGCCAATCCGACCTCATGATCGTCGCCGGCCGGGTGAGCCAGAAGATGGCCCCGGTCGTCCGCCACATCTACGATCAGATGCTCGAGCCGAAGTGGGTGATCGCCATGGGGGACTGCGCCAGCACGGGGGGGCTCTACAATAACTATGCCGTCGTGCAGGGCGTGGACAAGATCATCCCCGTCGACGTGTACGTGGCCGGGTGCCCGCCCAGACCCGAAGCGCTGATCCACGGGTTTCAGCTTCTCCAGGAGAAAGTTGCTCACGGATCGTCCGTCAGGCGGGCTCCCTGA
- the nuoD gene encoding NADH dehydrogenase (quinone) subunit D, producing MSELTRETLTINMGPQHPGTHGLLRLILELEGEVVRTCTPVLGYLHTGIEKEMETRTYLQNVTLVDRIEYVASYLEEMAFYQSVERLLGITPPPRARYIRILMCELNRIASHLVYLGAATLDLNVTSAFLYCFADRERFLDLSEMVSGQRMMPGYFRPGGVAEDLPEEFFPAARAFLEEIPRRVDEYEALLDDNLIWRERTEGVAVLSSREAIALGATGPVLRGSGIRHDVRKLLPYGGYDEFDFDVPTRNEGDAYARYKVRMEEMRQSRRIAVAALERLPAGPVITDDRKIALPPRRELIGSMEALIHQFKLVSEGIHPPAGDAYVATESARGEKGYFVVSDGSNRPARVHVRAPSFYNLQTLPAMVEGRPLGDVVMAIASIDIVLGDVDR from the coding sequence ATGAGCGAGCTGACCCGAGAGACCCTCACCATCAACATGGGGCCCCAGCATCCCGGGACCCACGGGTTGCTGCGGCTCATCTTGGAGCTTGAGGGGGAGGTCGTCCGGACGTGTACGCCGGTTCTCGGGTACCTCCACACCGGGATCGAGAAAGAGATGGAGACGCGCACCTACCTCCAGAACGTGACGCTCGTCGACCGGATCGAGTACGTGGCGAGCTACCTGGAGGAGATGGCGTTCTATCAATCGGTGGAACGCCTGTTGGGGATCACCCCGCCGCCCCGTGCCCGGTACATCCGGATCCTGATGTGCGAGCTCAATCGGATCGCCAGCCACCTCGTCTACCTTGGAGCGGCCACGCTCGACCTGAACGTCACCAGCGCGTTTCTGTACTGCTTTGCGGACCGGGAGCGGTTCCTGGATCTCTCGGAGATGGTCTCGGGGCAGCGGATGATGCCGGGGTACTTCCGGCCGGGCGGGGTTGCGGAAGACCTGCCGGAGGAGTTCTTCCCGGCGGCGCGAGCGTTTCTCGAGGAGATCCCCCGCCGGGTCGATGAATACGAGGCGCTGCTCGACGACAACCTGATCTGGCGGGAGCGGACCGAGGGCGTCGCCGTCCTGTCGTCCCGGGAGGCGATCGCGCTCGGTGCGACCGGGCCGGTGCTTCGAGGGTCCGGGATCCGGCACGACGTCCGCAAGCTGCTGCCGTACGGCGGGTACGACGAGTTCGACTTCGACGTCCCCACCCGGAACGAGGGCGACGCCTATGCCCGGTACAAGGTGCGGATGGAAGAGATGCGCCAGAGCCGCCGCATCGCGGTCGCGGCCCTGGAGCGGCTCCCGGCGGGGCCGGTGATCACCGATGATCGCAAGATCGCGCTGCCCCCGCGGCGCGAACTCATCGGGAGCATGGAGGCGCTGATCCACCAGTTCAAGCTGGTGAGCGAGGGGATCCACCCTCCGGCCGGCGACGCCTACGTGGCCACCGAATCGGCGCGCGGGGAGAAGGGATATTTCGTCGTCAGCGACGGCAGCAACCGGCCCGCCCGGGTCCATGTCCGGGCCCCGTCCTTCTACAACCTGCAGACGCTCCCCGCGATGGTGGAGGGGCGTCCCTTGGGCGATGTGGTGATGGCGATCGCCAGCATCGATATCGTCCTCGGGGACGTGGACCGCTGA
- a CDS encoding NAD-dependent epimerase/dehydratase family protein has protein sequence MTGTRVLVTGATGMIGAAIVRALRARGRSVRVLARAPDRARALFGSTVEIAAGDLGEPESLERACDGIGEIHHAAALLGLQSPDDKILETNVGGTRRLLAAARSRGVRRIAFTSSVAVYGDRSGYDIPEDAPPYPGGAYGISKVRAEELLREAEPSVDCVMVRPCIVYGAGDRYFLPQLRRIAALPLLPLPDGGRHVLDLVHAEDVAAAHLIVMERGRPGDAYNVTDGASYPVRQVIRWIAGALGRSPHLLPLPRWVASALVRPARIAGRLGRIPALAGLSRHDVGVFYTDRHFDISKIRSLGYAPHHQAGEGVRAVLLGSP, from the coding sequence GTGACTGGCACGCGAGTCCTGGTGACCGGCGCAACCGGCATGATCGGGGCCGCCATCGTCCGCGCCCTGCGGGCCCGGGGGCGATCCGTTCGCGTCCTTGCCCGGGCTCCCGATCGAGCCCGCGCCCTCTTCGGGTCCACGGTGGAGATCGCTGCGGGGGACCTCGGCGAACCCGAGAGCCTCGAGCGGGCATGCGACGGCATCGGGGAGATCCATCACGCTGCGGCCCTGCTCGGCCTGCAGTCTCCGGACGACAAAATCCTGGAGACGAACGTAGGGGGCACCCGGCGGCTGCTGGCGGCGGCCCGAAGCCGCGGGGTGAGGCGAATCGCATTCACGAGCTCGGTCGCCGTCTACGGGGACCGTTCCGGGTACGACATCCCCGAAGACGCGCCTCCGTACCCCGGAGGCGCCTACGGGATCTCGAAGGTCCGAGCGGAAGAGCTGCTGCGGGAGGCGGAGCCGTCGGTCGACTGCGTGATGGTGCGCCCGTGCATCGTGTACGGGGCGGGCGATCGGTACTTCCTCCCGCAGCTCAGGCGCATCGCGGCGCTGCCCCTCCTCCCCCTCCCCGATGGCGGGCGTCACGTGCTGGACCTCGTCCACGCGGAAGACGTCGCAGCCGCGCACCTCATCGTCATGGAGCGCGGCCGGCCCGGCGACGCCTACAACGTGACCGACGGTGCCTCCTACCCGGTGAGGCAGGTGATTCGCTGGATCGCCGGCGCCCTGGGGCGATCGCCGCACCTGCTGCCCCTCCCGCGATGGGTGGCCTCAGCGCTGGTCCGCCCGGCCCGGATCGCCGGGCGGCTCGGGAGGATCCCGGCGCTCGCCGGCCTCTCGCGGCATGACGTCGGGGTCTTCTACACGGACCGCCACTTCGACATCAGCAAGATCCGCTCGCTCGGGTACGCACCGCATCATCAGGCCGGCGAGGGAGTGCGGGCGGTCCTCCTCGGTTCCCCGTAA
- a CDS encoding NADH-quinone oxidoreductase subunit C has translation MDQQSILDRLRPHVPWGLTTPRDEGGRAVLLATPGVLLEVLTAARTHLALDCLVDLTCWDRLPASPRFEIVYLLGQGGGADRLTVKVQVEGEPPHLSTAVGVYPGAGWPEREVYDMFGVVFDGHPDLRRILMPDDWEGHPLRRDFPLTEEAVEFKGHTPKVPSEIIPFFRPHSPSGSGGDPPPGSE, from the coding sequence ATGGATCAGCAGTCGATCCTCGACCGGCTTCGTCCGCATGTGCCGTGGGGGCTCACCACTCCGCGCGATGAGGGGGGGCGCGCCGTTCTACTCGCGACCCCGGGGGTGCTGCTCGAGGTCCTCACGGCGGCCCGGACGCATCTCGCCCTCGATTGTCTCGTCGACCTGACCTGTTGGGACCGGTTGCCGGCGTCGCCCCGGTTTGAGATCGTATACCTCCTGGGGCAGGGGGGCGGCGCCGATCGGCTCACGGTCAAGGTCCAGGTGGAGGGGGAACCGCCGCATCTCTCCACCGCGGTGGGCGTCTACCCGGGCGCGGGATGGCCGGAGCGCGAGGTCTACGACATGTTCGGGGTGGTGTTTGACGGGCACCCAGACCTCCGGCGGATCCTGATGCCGGACGATTGGGAAGGCCATCCCCTGCGGCGCGATTTTCCGTTGACCGAGGAAGCGGTGGAGTTTAAAGGGCACACCCCCAAGGTGCCCAGCGAGATCATCCCGTTCTTCCGCCCGCACAGCCCGTCGGGATCGGGGGGCGACCCGCCCCCGGGGAGCGAATGA
- the nuoF gene encoding NADH-quinone oxidoreductase subunit NuoF: MARPLLTRYFGQPGRERIDAYLQTGGYRAATTVLRDLTPDKVVEIVEGAGLRGRGGAGFPTARKWKLTPKREGETRYLVVNGDESEPGTFKDRTLLEEDPHQLLEGIMIACVANQVHRGFVYLRGEFFTAYERLTRALADAYARGYFGKNILGSGFDLEVVIHRGAGAYICGEETALLESLEGHRGFPRPKPPYYPAVKGLYSHPTVLNNVETLCHLPHIIALGAEGYRAYGPPVLYSVSGHVVDPGVKELPLGTSLREIIFDHAGGLRPGRTLKAVFPGGSSSAIILPDLLDTPADFESLAKAGSMLGSSAIIVMDDSTCIPTVMRRHAEFYRDESCGKCTPCREGTIWLTQIFDRILEGRGRMEDLDLLDGIARNMTGTCFCLLGESVPPSLRASLKYFRPEFEHHIKTGTCDVRAAGGVPA; the protein is encoded by the coding sequence ATGGCGCGCCCGCTCCTGACCCGATACTTCGGTCAACCCGGCCGCGAGCGGATCGACGCCTACCTGCAGACCGGGGGCTACCGGGCGGCGACGACCGTCCTGCGCGACCTCACTCCCGACAAGGTCGTCGAGATCGTGGAGGGCGCCGGGCTTCGCGGCAGAGGGGGGGCCGGCTTCCCCACCGCTCGCAAGTGGAAGCTCACGCCGAAGCGCGAGGGGGAGACCCGCTACCTCGTCGTGAACGGCGACGAGAGCGAACCGGGAACCTTCAAAGATCGCACGCTGCTGGAGGAGGATCCCCACCAACTGCTGGAGGGGATCATGATCGCCTGCGTGGCAAACCAGGTGCACCGGGGGTTCGTCTACCTGCGCGGAGAATTCTTCACCGCCTACGAACGGCTCACCCGGGCGCTCGCCGACGCCTACGCCCGCGGGTACTTCGGGAAGAACATCCTGGGGAGCGGATTCGACCTCGAGGTGGTGATCCACCGCGGTGCCGGCGCGTATATCTGCGGCGAGGAGACGGCCCTGCTGGAGAGCCTCGAGGGGCACCGCGGGTTTCCCCGCCCCAAACCCCCGTACTATCCCGCGGTGAAGGGGCTGTACAGCCACCCCACCGTCCTGAACAACGTGGAGACGCTCTGCCACCTCCCGCACATCATCGCGCTGGGTGCGGAGGGCTACCGCGCGTACGGGCCGCCCGTGCTCTACTCGGTCTCGGGCCACGTGGTCGACCCCGGGGTGAAGGAGCTGCCGCTCGGCACATCGCTGCGCGAGATCATCTTCGACCACGCCGGCGGGCTGCGGCCGGGCCGGACGCTGAAGGCGGTGTTTCCCGGCGGGTCGTCGTCGGCGATCATCCTTCCGGACCTCCTCGATACCCCGGCGGACTTCGAGTCGCTGGCCAAGGCCGGGTCGATGCTCGGGTCGAGTGCGATCATCGTCATGGATGACTCGACCTGCATCCCGACGGTGATGCGGCGGCACGCGGAGTTCTACCGTGACGAGTCGTGCGGGAAGTGCACCCCGTGCCGCGAGGGGACGATCTGGTTGACCCAGATCTTCGACCGGATCCTGGAGGGGCGGGGGCGGATGGAGGATCTCGACCTCTTGGACGGAATCGCTCGGAACATGACCGGGACGTGCTTCTGCCTGCTGGGCGAGAGCGTGCCGCCGAGCCTGAGGGCATCGCTCAAGTATTTCCGCCCGGAGTTCGAACACCACATCAAGACCGGGACGTGTGACGTCCGGGCCGCGGGCGGCGTGCCGGCGTGA
- a CDS encoding metallophosphoesterase family protein: protein MRVAIFSDVHGNLRALEAVLAELAARGPFDQVINGGDLAFGGPRPREAMDRLMQGRYPTVLGNTDVWIAGIEEGGGSVVAWARQRLLPRHEAFLRALPSSHRVEPPGEPPLVVVHATPTSLSDVLEPDASPHEIARLFEQARTRTLVYGHIHRPYAREVAGGLVVNTGSVGFPFDGIPQPSFAICELSGGRWRAEIVRVSYDVEPVAQELLTNTHPDGATFARRLRIARVSG, encoded by the coding sequence ATGCGCGTAGCGATCTTCTCGGACGTTCACGGTAACCTCCGGGCCCTCGAGGCGGTGCTGGCCGAGCTGGCGGCCCGGGGCCCGTTCGATCAGGTGATCAACGGGGGAGATCTGGCCTTCGGCGGACCCCGGCCGCGCGAGGCGATGGATCGCCTCATGCAGGGCCGGTACCCGACCGTCCTGGGCAACACCGACGTGTGGATCGCGGGGATCGAGGAGGGTGGGGGCAGCGTGGTGGCTTGGGCGCGGCAGCGGCTCCTCCCGCGTCACGAGGCGTTCCTGCGGGCGCTTCCGAGCTCCCACCGCGTCGAGCCTCCGGGAGAACCGCCGCTGGTGGTCGTCCACGCCACCCCCACCAGCCTGAGCGATGTTCTGGAGCCCGATGCCTCCCCCCACGAGATCGCGCGCCTGTTCGAGCAGGCGCGTACCCGGACGCTGGTCTACGGGCACATCCACCGGCCCTACGCTCGGGAGGTCGCGGGCGGGCTGGTCGTCAACACGGGCAGCGTCGGATTCCCCTTCGACGGGATCCCCCAGCCGTCGTTTGCGATCTGTGAGCTGAGCGGGGGGCGGTGGCGCGCTGAAATCGTCCGCGTGTCCTATGACGTCGAACCCGTCGCCCAGGAACTGCTCACGAACACCCATCCGGACGGGGCGACGTTCGCCCGGCGCCTCCGGATCGCCCGCGTCTCCGGCTAG
- a CDS encoding class I SAM-dependent methyltransferase encodes MDPRIRRLNEERFSRTAEVFAASGVIGRLSEIDTLLRLTAPTSADLLLDVACGPGRLLRAFVPHVRMAVGLDLTMKMLGIVRREPGARPPAALQVVRGEGERLPFRDRAFTIVSTTMAIHHFADPRRVLDEMVRVCRGAGRIAVGDLVGSADDAARARQNEIERLRDPSHVEVRSPAGLEALVTACGLTITGRASGVQVRELGEWCRLAATPDEVVPRLKEMLRRSAEGDRAGMQPALVGGEWRFRHHWLTLVASKP; translated from the coding sequence ATGGATCCGCGGATCCGGCGCCTGAACGAGGAGCGGTTCAGCCGTACCGCCGAGGTGTTTGCCGCCAGCGGGGTGATCGGGAGGTTGTCGGAGATCGACACCCTGCTTCGCCTGACGGCGCCGACTTCCGCCGACCTCCTCCTGGACGTGGCCTGCGGGCCGGGCCGGCTGCTGCGGGCCTTCGTCCCGCACGTCCGGATGGCCGTGGGACTCGACCTGACGATGAAGATGCTCGGGATCGTCCGGCGGGAGCCCGGCGCGCGCCCCCCCGCGGCCCTGCAGGTCGTCCGCGGAGAGGGCGAGCGGTTGCCGTTTCGCGATCGGGCGTTCACGATCGTCTCGACCACGATGGCCATCCACCACTTTGCGGATCCCCGGCGAGTTCTTGACGAAATGGTGCGGGTCTGCCGGGGGGCGGGGAGGATCGCGGTGGGCGACCTGGTCGGTTCCGCGGACGACGCGGCGCGGGCCCGGCAGAACGAGATCGAACGCCTCCGCGATCCGTCGCACGTCGAGGTGCGCAGCCCGGCCGGCCTCGAAGCGCTCGTGACCGCGTGCGGCCTGACGATCACCGGACGGGCGTCCGGCGTGCAGGTTCGCGAACTCGGCGAGTGGTGCCGGCTGGCCGCAACCCCGGACGAGGTCGTCCCACGGCTCAAGGAGATGCTGCGCCGGTCCGCGGAGGGCGATCGGGCCGGCATGCAGCCCGCCCTCGTCGGCGGGGAGTGGCGCTTCCGCCATCACTGGCTGACCCTCGTCGCGTCGAAGCCGTGA